From the genome of Plectropomus leopardus isolate mb chromosome 13, YSFRI_Pleo_2.0, whole genome shotgun sequence, one region includes:
- the cldn2 gene encoding claudin-2 → MASAALELMGFFLGLLGMLGTMVATVLPYWQISAHIGSNIVTAVANMRGLWMECVYQSTGAFQCETYNSMLALPSDLQASRALMVISIVLSILAIAMAALGMQCTLCLEGSGTVKSRVAGASGGLFLAAGFLSLIPVSWTTHEVVQTFYQPSVPTSMKFELGECLYVGLASALITMMGGAMLCVSCCDEQNGGRGRRHGGGYPYPVGGGMPGTGVRTTSQTYHNPTMQVGGINAASRRQTLVRSTSHSSQSSAHGVQGPKKPTAAGYDITGYV, encoded by the coding sequence ATGGCGTCAGCAGCTCTGGAGCTGATGGGCTTCTTCCTGGGCCTGCTGGGGATGCTGGGCACCATGGTTGCCACAGTGCTACCATACTGGCAGATTTCTGCCCACATCGGCTCCAACATAGTCACAGCTGTGGCCAACATGAGGGGCCTGTGGATGGAGTGTGTCTACCAGAGCACAGGGGCCTTCCAGTGCGAGACCTACAACTCCATGCTGGCCCTGCCCTCCGACCTGCAGGCCTCTCGTGCTCTCATGGTCATCTCCATTGTACTGTCTATCCTCGCCATAGCCATGGCAGCCCTGGGAATGCAGTGCACTCTCTGCTTGGAGGGCTCGGGTACAGTTAAAAGTCGTGTGGCAGGTGCCAGTGGGGGTTTATTTCTCGCTGCAGGCTTCCTGTCACTCATACCGGTGTCATGGACCACACACGAGGTCGTGCAGACCTTCTACCAACCCAGTGTACCTACCAGCATGAAGTTTGAGCTCGGGGAGTGTCTGTATGTCGGTCTGGCCTCTGCGCTTATCACCATGATGGGTGGAGCGATGCTGTGTGTGTCATGCTGCGATGAGCAGAACGGCGGCCGCGGGAGACGGCACGGCGGAGGGTATCCATACCCAGTAGGAGGCGGCATGCCAGGAACAGGGGTACGGACAACCTCACAGACCTACCACAACCCCACAATGCAGGTGGGGGGCATCAACGCAGCCAGCAGGAGGCAGACGCTGGTCCGCAGTACCAGTCACAGCTCCCAGTCCAGTGCACATGGAGTCCAGGGGCCCAAAAAGCCCACTGCGGCAGGATATGACATCACAGGATATGTCTGA